GCTGACGCACATGCCACAGCAAGCCCAGCGCAGCGGCCAGGCTAAGCAGCGTCAGTGCACCCAGCACCAGTGCCCGGGATGACTCAGGGGTAAGCACCAGAATCAGCAGCAATCCACACAACAGGGCCAGCAGCAGCAGGATTAGTGCCAGCCCGCCCAGCAGCAGGCTCAGCAGCAGGTTGTCTTTCTGCTCTTCCGCTTCCAGCAAAAATAGCTCGAAGCGGGTAAGCAACAGAGAGAATACCCCGCTCATCAGCGAGCTGATGCTGCCTGGGCGGGGCGGGCACTTGGTGGAATCGGGCATGTGGTGGAAAGCGGCTTAGCGGCGTGAAACCAGCATGCCCAGCAAAAAGCCTACCCCTGCTGCAATGCCGATGGATTTCCACGGATTTTCATGTACATAGTCATCAGTTGCCTTGGCGGCAACTTTGGCCTTGCCGACCACGACCTTTTCCGCCTCCAGCAACCGAGCCTTGGCCAGCTTGATGTTTTCACTCAGACGTTTGCGTAGTTCGCGCCCCTTTTCGCCGCCTTCATCACCGGCAGCGCCGAGCAAATCCTCGGTACTGGACAAAACCTGGCGTACGTCATCCAGCAGTTGTTCTTTTTCCTGATTCAGTGCAGCTTCGGACATGGTTATTTCCTCGGTGAGATTGAAACGGGTAAACAAATACAGACTGCAATGCAAAACGGATGGTTCCCATGCGGGCATGGCACTTGTTGACCGTATCAGTGGTACTGCAGCGCGTCAATTGCCAATGGATTGTGATTTGCCCTGCCGCAACAGTGGCTGATGGTTTCTTAATTGCTTACTAGACTGTGCGGAGAAGCAAGCCTGGCTTGCATGACAAGATATGAATTGTTACTGCTTCGCGTATTACGGATAATGCTCAAAAAATTCACACTCCCTCTGCCTTTGATGCTGATGGCAAGCCCAGGTGCCATATGGCTGGGTGGGACCGCAGCATAGGCAGATCCGTTTCCGAATGGGCAAGACTACATGACGCCGTTGTCAATCTATGTACTGACTTTCAATAGTGAAAAATATCTGCAAGCCATCTTGCATGCAGTAGCCGATTTGGCTGACGATCTGCTGGTTGTCGACAGCGGTAGCCAGGATCGTACGGTAGAAATTGCGCAACAATGTGGCGCACGAGTGGTGTATCGGAAGTTTGATGATTTTCGTCAGCAGCGAGATTTTGCCCAGCAGCAATGTCGCCATGACCACGTTTTTTTCCTGGATAGCGACGAGATCCCCAGTCCGGAGTTGGTGGCCCACATCCAGCAGCTCAAGCAGAACGGGTTTCAGCACGATGCCTATGCCATCCAGCGTGACTGGATTGTGATGGGTAAGCAGGTACATGCTCTGTATCCGGTCGGTTGTCCGGATTACCCGGTGCGTATCATCGAGAAAAACCGTGTGCGTTTGTCTGAGCAAGCGGTGCATGAAGACTTTGTCGGCTACCGTAGCCGTGGCCGGATTGCGTTGCCGATCAAGCACCAGACTTTCCACTCCATGGCGGAGATCAATCGTAAGCTGGATTTGTACACCAATCTGGATGCCAGTGATCTGGCACGCATGCATACACGCAAGAACTTTGCCCTGCGGCAGTGGACCAGCCCGGTTGGTGCGTTTTTCAAGTGGTACGTCAAGAGTGGCAACTGGAAAGATGGCCGTGTCGGCCTGATTCTTGGTCTCTATGCCGCACGGTTTGCACACCGGAAATACAAGAAGGCATTGCAATTGCTCCGTACTGCACCGGGCAGCTAAGCGGATAGCCTGGTTGAGGCCATCAAGGGATGGCCCGTTGGATGACTTACCCGCTCGCTGCTTTGAGGGTCAGTCACGGTCATAAGATAGCTGTATGCCCATGGTGCCCCCGGTTTGAATGAATATATCCATGAAGTCCTGCACAGTTGCCGTGCGTTTCCAGTCGCGCTGCAGTTCGCATAGCAACTGAGTGAGACTGATCAGTTTGCCACCAGCCTGTTCAATCCGGCGCAGGGCCATTTCATGTGCCGTGCGTGATGTGCCTCCGACCGCATCCGCCACCACATATACTTCATAACCTGCCGCCAGGGCATCCAGTGCCGGAAAGGTAAGACAGGCTTCGGTCCATAGTGCGGTCATCACCAGTTTTTTGCGTCCCGTGGCTTCCACCGCCTGGCGAAATTCGATGTCCTCCCAAGAGTTGATCGTGGTGCGATCGTAGGTTGGGTAGTCGCCCAGGACATGGCGCAGTTGTGCAATCGGTGGTTTGTTGAGGCCGCTTGTTACATTGACTGTGGTATGGACAATCGGTAAACCAAAGGCGACAGCAGTTTTGGCGGTGCCAACGATGTTGTTGATCAGTAATTGCCTATCCATCGAGGCAATCGAGTTAACTTGTACTGGCTGATAATCGATGATGATAAACGCTGCATTTTGCGGTGTGAGCAGGTGATCGGTCTTGGCATCGCGGATGGTTTCACTTGTCATGGCTGTTTTCCTGTTAAGTGTCGGGTCGGAAATGTCAGATCTGGTCAAAACCGCCACTGGTATTCTTGGTTGTACCGCTGATTTCCAGTGTTTCAATGGCACCATGCATTTCAAGCGGGTTAATGCCATTGCCGTGGCAAATGAGACCCCCGGCAATTTCCACCCTTTGCACCGAGCCACCAGGCTTGATGCTCAGAGCAATTGCAGACAGGGTAGTAACAACCCCCTTGACCAGTGATTGTCCGGTACCACCAAAAGTCTCAATGCCATGTCTTACCTTGATGCTGCCCACCGGTTTGCTGATCTGGATACCAACGGCACCATCGGCATGGGTGATGATGCGGTCGAATTCAGCCTGACGAACGGTCCCGGTATAGACATTGAAGCCGCGTGCACCTTGGCCGAAGGTTTCAATCTCTGCATTGATCTGCAGTGAACCGATGGTACCGAAGTTGACAAAACCGATGCCGCTGGCACCAAAGGAAGTCACCTTACCTTCGGCAATCCATTGCTCTACGGCCCCCCAGTTGTCCAGTACCATATCGTTGGGGCCATAAGTTACCACCGGGCCATGATTGATTACCCGGTCAACAAAGGCACCATAAACCGTAAATACCCCCCCGGTAATGCGGTCCGGGGTGCCGGGTGCGATACCGCCATCGCTGTAAACTGCATTGGTTTCCAGACGCCGAGCAACAAGTCGGCCACCGATATCGCCGGCCCCGCTGACAAAAATGCCGCTGCCCCGTACCGGTGCGCCTAGACGACCTGCGGCAAGGCCGGTCATGTCGGCGGTAATGGTAACGGTGCTATCAGGCTGTTGATTCCATAGGGTAAAGGCACCAGGAATGACCTCCACACCATAACCCTTGGGGCGCTGCTCATAACTGCGGGCATCGGCCATTTCGATATCGATATTGTGTGCTTCGACATGGCCGCTACGAACCTGGTCACGTGCCAGTATCTGCACCACCCCGGTGATGTCGAGGTTTTGCAGCAATATGCGACCCAGGCTGACAACGCTGCTGTCATTAAATACTGCTCTGCGATCATTATCTGTTTTAATTTTCAGGCTATTGACCTGATTGTCAGTTGATAAGCATATTCCATCGACTCCTGCCTGGAACTGAAGTGCTGCATTCTTGTTGTTGCCAGAAATATTCTGACCAGGGCGCAGATGCAGGGTAGGTACATCGCTTAGTTCTGCGGTGATGAGAATATGTGTCACAGCAAGGTCTGCAAGCGTGGAAACAAGCTCTGCAGTGGTATTGACCTGATGTTGTGCAGCACTCATGAGGCATCTCCTTGATTGGTGAGACGTGAAATGAGTGCTTAGAATAGTGTGGGGCTGAAGGGGGATAACTAATCAGTTTCTGGTGATTGTTCTGATTTTTCTGATCGTATGAACGCCCATTGAATCGGGCAATAGCCATACTTTATCTCTGTATCTTGATTGAATATTACGTGGCATCCGGTTTGGCTGACCATAAAAAAGCCGTCCCGAAGGACGGCTGTATTCAATTGCTATCACACAATCAACGCGGGAATGTGCTTACTCCCACTCAATCGTTGCCGGCGGTTTGCCTGACACATCGTAAACCACGCGGTTGATGCCGCGCACTTCGTTGATGATGCGGTTGGAGGCGCGGCCCAGCAGGGAATAAGGCAGTTCGGCCCAGTGGGCGGTCATGAAGTCGCTGGTGACCACGGCACGCAGGGCAACCACGTAGTCGTAAGTGCGGCCATCGCCCATCACGCCAACCGATTTTACCGGCAGAAACACGGCAAATGCCTGGCTGGTGAGGTCGTACCAGTTCTTGCCGGTTTTCTCATCCACGGTATTACGCAGTTCTTCGATGAAGATGGCATCGGCCTGGCGCAGCAGGTCGGCGTATTCCATTTTCACTTCACCCAGGATGCGTACACCCAAGCCAGGGCCCGGGAAGGGGTGACGGTAGACCATGTCGTGCGGCAGGCCCAGCGCCACGCCCAGTTGACGGACTTCGTCCTTGAACAGCTCGCGCAGCGGTTCCAGCAGCTTGAGGTTCATGTCTTCCGGCAGGCCGCCCACATTGTGGTGGCTCTTGATGGTGTGGGCTTTTTTGGTTTTGGCACCAGCGGATTCGATCACGTCCGGATAAATGGTGCCCTGAGCCAGCCACTTGGCATTGGTCAGCTTGTTGGATTCAGCCTGGAATACTTCCACGAACTCGCCGCCAATGATCTTGCGTTTCTTTTCCGGATCGGTTTCGCCAGCCAGCTTGCCCATGAACTGTTCGGTGGCATCAACATGGATGACCTTCACGCCCAGGTTCTGCGCAAACATTTCCATCACCATCTTGCCTTCGTTCAGGCGCAACAGGCCGTGGTCGACGAAGACGCAGGTCAGTTGCGGGCCGATGGCACGGTGAATCAGCGCGGCAGCGACCGAGCTGTCCACGCCACCGGACAGGCCGAGGATGACTTCTTCGTCACCAACCTGTTCGCGGATTTTCTTTACCGCTTCGTCGATGTAGTTGGGCATGGTCCAGCTGGGCTTGCAAGCCGCTACGTGCAGTACGAAACGATGAATCATTTCGGTGCCGCGCTTGGTGTGGGTCACTTCCGGGTGGAATTGCACGCCGTAGTAGCCACGATCTTCATCGGCCATGGCGGCGATGGGGCAGGACGGGGTTTCGGCAATGACATGGAAGCCGGCCGGCAGGGTGGTAACCTTGTCGCCGTGGCTCATCCACACATCCAGGAAACCGTTGCCGGCATCGTCGACGTGGTCTTGCAGGCCTTCCAGCAACTTGGAGTGGTGGCGGGCCTGAATCTGGGCGTAGCCGAATTCGCGTTTGTCACCGGCTTCCACCTTGCCACCCAGGCTTTGTGCCATGAACTGCATGCCGTAGCAGATGCCCAGTACCGGAATGCCCAGTTCGAACAGCGCCGGGTCGGCCTGGTAGTCGGATTCGTATACCGAGTTGGGACCGCCGGACAGAATGATGGCCTTGGGGCCGAATGCACGGATTTCTTCAATCGGCATGTCAAACGAATGAAGCTCACAGTAGACGTGAGCTTCGCGTACGCGGCGGGCAATCAACTGGGTAACTTGAGAGCCGAAGTCGAGAATGAGGATCTTGTCCATGCCTGTCCTTGGTAGGTTCCGTTGGCCCATGGGCCTGTCGTTCAATGAGTAAATGGTTTGCCGTTTCAGGTGCGATCCTGCTGATCCGGCAGGGAGCGCCAGCGTGTGCTGCGTTCCGGAATTCGGT
The sequence above is drawn from the Aquitalea denitrificans genome and encodes:
- a CDS encoding hydrolase, with the protein product MTSETIRDAKTDHLLTPQNAAFIIIDYQPVQVNSIASMDRQLLINNIVGTAKTAVAFGLPIVHTTVNVTSGLNKPPIAQLRHVLGDYPTYDRTTINSWEDIEFRQAVEATGRKKLVMTALWTEACLTFPALDALAAGYEVYVVADAVGGTSRTAHEMALRRIEQAGGKLISLTQLLCELQRDWKRTATVQDFMDIFIQTGGTMGIQLSYDRD
- a CDS encoding phage holin family protein, with amino-acid sequence MPDSTKCPPRPGSISSLMSGVFSLLLTRFELFLLEAEEQKDNLLLSLLLGGLALILLLLALLCGLLLILVLTPESSRALVLGALTLLSLAAALGLLWHVRQRAYRSPAPFADTVAEVRKDWTSLSGRR
- a CDS encoding DUF883 family protein — translated: MSEAALNQEKEQLLDDVRQVLSSTEDLLGAAGDEGGEKGRELRKRLSENIKLAKARLLEAEKVVVGKAKVAAKATDDYVHENPWKSIGIAAGVGFLLGMLVSRR
- the guaA gene encoding glutamine-hydrolyzing GMP synthase, which encodes MDKILILDFGSQVTQLIARRVREAHVYCELHSFDMPIEEIRAFGPKAIILSGGPNSVYESDYQADPALFELGIPVLGICYGMQFMAQSLGGKVEAGDKREFGYAQIQARHHSKLLEGLQDHVDDAGNGFLDVWMSHGDKVTTLPAGFHVIAETPSCPIAAMADEDRGYYGVQFHPEVTHTKRGTEMIHRFVLHVAACKPSWTMPNYIDEAVKKIREQVGDEEVILGLSGGVDSSVAAALIHRAIGPQLTCVFVDHGLLRLNEGKMVMEMFAQNLGVKVIHVDATEQFMGKLAGETDPEKKRKIIGGEFVEVFQAESNKLTNAKWLAQGTIYPDVIESAGAKTKKAHTIKSHHNVGGLPEDMNLKLLEPLRELFKDEVRQLGVALGLPHDMVYRHPFPGPGLGVRILGEVKMEYADLLRQADAIFIEELRNTVDEKTGKNWYDLTSQAFAVFLPVKSVGVMGDGRTYDYVVALRAVVTSDFMTAHWAELPYSLLGRASNRIINEVRGINRVVYDVSGKPPATIEWE
- a CDS encoding glycosyltransferase family 2 protein; the encoded protein is MTPLSIYVLTFNSEKYLQAILHAVADLADDLLVVDSGSQDRTVEIAQQCGARVVYRKFDDFRQQRDFAQQQCRHDHVFFLDSDEIPSPELVAHIQQLKQNGFQHDAYAIQRDWIVMGKQVHALYPVGCPDYPVRIIEKNRVRLSEQAVHEDFVGYRSRGRIALPIKHQTFHSMAEINRKLDLYTNLDASDLARMHTRKNFALRQWTSPVGAFFKWYVKSGNWKDGRVGLILGLYAARFAHRKYKKALQLLRTAPGS